One window from the genome of Treponema sp. OMZ 838 encodes:
- the rpsH gene encoding 30S ribosomal protein S8, translating to MSVSDPVADMLTKIRNAAAAGHEKVDVPSSKLKLEIVKILKTEGFIKNFKRLNEAGESTIRMFLKYDDNELPVIHGIEKVSTPGRRVYSGYKMLPRVYNGYGTLILSTSVGVITGKHASEKQVGGELICKVW from the coding sequence ATGAGCGTTTCAGATCCCGTCGCAGATATGCTTACAAAGATTCGGAATGCAGCGGCAGCCGGTCATGAGAAAGTCGATGTGCCTTCTTCAAAGTTAAAACTTGAAATTGTGAAGATTTTGAAAACCGAAGGTTTTATTAAGAATTTTAAAAGACTTAACGAAGCCGGCGAAAGTACAATCCGGATGTTCTTAAAATATGATGATAACGAATTACCCGTTATCCATGGTATTGAAAAAGTGTCTACACCCGGACGCCGCGTATATTCAGGATATAAGATGCTTCCCCGCGTATATAACGGGTACGGCACTCTTATTCTTTCAACTTCGGTGGGCGTTATCACCGGCAAGCACGCAAGCGAAAAGCAGGTTGGCGGCGAGCTTATCTGCAAAGTTTGGTAG
- the rpmD gene encoding 50S ribosomal protein L30, whose amino-acid sequence MAKKIRITLVKSTIGQKKPVRATVRSLGLGKLHSVVEHSASPAILGMVRAVSHLVETEELD is encoded by the coding sequence ATGGCAAAGAAAATTAGGATTACGTTAGTTAAAAGTACCATTGGACAAAAAAAGCCGGTTCGCGCAACCGTTCGTTCCTTGGGACTTGGAAAATTGCATTCCGTAGTTGAGCACTCCGCTTCTCCCGCCATCTTAGGTATGGTACGGGCGGTTTCTCACTTAGTTGAAACAGAGGAGCTTGATTAA
- a CDS encoding type Z 30S ribosomal protein S14, whose protein sequence is MATTAMINKANSTPKYSSRQYNRCRVCGRPRGYMRKFQMCRICFRKLASEGQIPGVTKSSW, encoded by the coding sequence ATGGCAACAACAGCAATGATAAATAAGGCAAACAGTACGCCGAAGTATTCCAGCCGCCAATACAACCGCTGCAGAGTATGTGGTCGTCCGCGCGGATATATGAGGAAATTTCAGATGTGCCGTATTTGTTTTCGCAAATTAGCAAGTGAAGGCCAGATACCTGGCGTTACAAAATCAAGTTGGTAG
- the rpsM gene encoding 30S ribosomal protein S13, which translates to MARISGVDLPNKHVNIALTYIYGISHSSAKAICEKSKIDPMRMINDLNQDELAAIRAVIDQDYKVEGRLRTEVALNIKRLMDIGCYRGLRHRKGLPVRGQRTRTNSRTRKGKKKTVAGKKK; encoded by the coding sequence ATGGCTCGTATTTCTGGGGTCGACCTCCCCAATAAACATGTTAATATCGCGTTGACGTATATCTATGGAATATCTCACTCATCTGCAAAAGCAATTTGCGAAAAGTCAAAAATTGATCCGATGCGGATGATCAACGATTTAAATCAGGATGAACTTGCCGCCATCCGTGCCGTTATCGACCAGGATTACAAGGTTGAAGGCCGGCTTCGTACCGAAGTCGCTCTGAACATCAAGCGCTTGATGGATATCGGCTGCTATCGCGGTTTACGACATCGTAAAGGCTTGCCCGTCCGCGGACAACGCACAAGAACTAATTCTCGTACTCGCAAAGGTAAGAAAAAGACCGTTGCCGGTAAGAAGAAGTAA
- a CDS encoding DNA-directed RNA polymerase subunit alpha codes for MARKNLLKGFKKPKGLEFAADVSNDSYGKFTASPFETGFGTTIGNCLRRVLLSSIQGYAISAVKITSYGADDVPHGISSEFEAIPNVTEDTMEVLNNLKQMRLRLPNEIEQDVFLFDFKGPCSVSAADFAKPGQLEILSDDLHIMELMGNAHVELEVQVDFGRGYVPAETNEKYVEVVGTISLDTIFSPVRKVSYEIQPCRVGQRNDYDKLVLEIWTDGTIRPEDALAEAAKIAKEHFTVFVNFNENELLSDDESDESDEMIKQLLDTPITELDLSVRASNCLKNANVSTIRDLTMMTEDEISKTRNVGKKSLQEIQEKLAERNLSLGMTDYSHLKNSIKLSRQKEETDEA; via the coding sequence ATGGCTCGTAAAAATCTTTTGAAAGGATTCAAAAAACCAAAAGGTCTGGAATTTGCAGCAGATGTCTCAAATGACAGCTATGGTAAGTTTACGGCGTCTCCCTTTGAAACAGGATTCGGCACAACGATCGGCAATTGTTTGCGGCGTGTTTTGTTGTCTTCGATACAAGGGTATGCTATTTCCGCTGTAAAAATTACCTCTTACGGCGCTGATGATGTTCCGCATGGTATATCGAGCGAGTTTGAAGCAATTCCAAACGTAACCGAAGACACGATGGAAGTTTTGAATAACCTCAAGCAAATGCGGCTGCGGCTCCCAAATGAGATTGAACAAGATGTCTTTTTGTTTGATTTTAAAGGCCCATGCTCCGTTAGTGCAGCCGATTTTGCAAAACCCGGTCAACTTGAAATTTTATCCGATGATCTTCATATTATGGAGCTGATGGGAAATGCTCATGTTGAGCTGGAAGTTCAGGTTGATTTCGGCCGCGGTTATGTACCGGCGGAAACGAATGAAAAATATGTCGAAGTTGTCGGGACAATCTCGTTGGATACTATCTTTAGCCCGGTTCGAAAAGTCAGCTATGAAATTCAGCCGTGCAGAGTAGGGCAGCGCAACGATTATGATAAGCTTGTGCTTGAAATCTGGACGGACGGTACCATACGGCCTGAAGATGCGCTAGCGGAAGCTGCAAAAATCGCGAAAGAACATTTTACCGTTTTTGTGAACTTTAACGAGAATGAACTTTTGAGCGATGATGAATCCGATGAAAGCGATGAAATGATAAAGCAGTTGCTTGACACACCGATAACTGAGCTTGATCTTTCCGTGCGGGCTTCTAATTGTTTGAAAAACGCAAACGTTTCAACAATCCGTGATTTGACAATGATGACCGAGGATGAGATTTCGAAAACTCGAAATGTCGGAAAGAAGAGTTTGCAGGAAATACAAGAAAAGTTGGCGGAACGTAATTTGAGTTTGGGTATGACTGATTACAGTCATTTAAAGAATTCGATCAAGTTATCGAGACAGAAGGAAGAAACAGATGAAGCATAA
- the rplO gene encoding 50S ribosomal protein L15, whose translation MSDFILNAPKGANKKKRIVGRGSSSGRGTTSGKGNKGQNARSGGKTYIGFEGGQMPLYRRVAKKGFSNYPFKEVYSVVNLFMIDEKYSDGETVNKETLKAKGLVKKQTALVKVLASGELTKKLTVDVDKVSAQAQAKIEKAGGTVVKQNG comes from the coding sequence ATGTCTGATTTTATATTGAATGCGCCGAAAGGGGCAAATAAAAAGAAGCGCATTGTAGGTCGCGGTTCTTCATCCGGTCGAGGAACGACATCGGGTAAGGGAAACAAAGGCCAGAATGCACGCTCCGGCGGTAAAACCTATATCGGTTTTGAAGGCGGACAAATGCCGTTGTATCGCCGCGTTGCAAAAAAAGGCTTTTCTAACTATCCCTTTAAGGAAGTTTATTCGGTTGTAAATTTATTTATGATCGACGAAAAATATTCCGATGGGGAAACCGTTAATAAAGAAACGCTGAAAGCAAAGGGACTGGTAAAAAAGCAGACTGCTTTGGTAAAAGTGCTCGCTTCCGGAGAGCTTACAAAAAAGTTGACGGTTGATGTAGATAAAGTTTCCGCACAGGCGCAGGCAAAGATTGAAAAAGCCGGCGGGACGGTCGTTAAACAAAACGGCTAA
- the rpmJ gene encoding 50S ribosomal protein L36: protein MKVRTSVKPICDKCKVIKRNGIVRIICTNPKHKQRQG, encoded by the coding sequence ATGAAAGTAAGAACCAGCGTAAAGCCTATTTGCGATAAATGTAAGGTTATTAAACGCAACGGAATTGTGCGGATTATCTGCACGAATCCCAAACACAAGCAGCGACAAGGCTAA
- the rplR gene encoding 50S ribosomal protein L18 has protein sequence MFKKRIEKDRKRFKRKVHIRKRIYGTAERPRMTVFRSNKNISVQVIDDDARVTVASVSTLEKDFKPLKANIESGAKIGEELGRRLKEKNITTVVFDRNGYLYHGVVQAVADGARKAGINF, from the coding sequence ATGTTTAAAAAGCGAATCGAGAAAGATAGAAAGAGATTTAAGCGTAAAGTTCATATCCGTAAACGGATTTATGGAACAGCTGAACGTCCGCGTATGACTGTCTTCCGCAGTAATAAGAATATTTCGGTGCAGGTTATCGATGATGATGCACGTGTAACTGTTGCGTCGGTATCCACACTCGAAAAAGATTTTAAGCCCTTAAAAGCAAATATCGAGTCCGGAGCAAAAATCGGGGAAGAACTCGGTCGGCGTCTTAAAGAGAAGAATATTACGACGGTTGTTTTTGATCGAAACGGTTATCTGTATCACGGTGTGGTACAGGCAGTTGCAGACGGTGCCCGGAAAGCGGGAATAAATTTCTAG
- the rplQ gene encoding 50S ribosomal protein L17, whose product MKHKNGFNPLSRTSAHRRALHRNMVTSLFKYERITTTKQKAMEIRRTAEKLITRAKVDSVHNRRQAATYIWDEAILNKLFTDIGPRMKERNGGYTRVLKLGLREGDAAQVAILELVDYTLDKSTKKSADAKKDGADKGAAKSKAAEG is encoded by the coding sequence ATGAAGCATAAAAACGGCTTTAATCCGCTTTCACGTACCAGTGCACATCGCCGCGCATTGCATCGTAACATGGTTACATCACTGTTTAAGTACGAGCGGATTACTACGACAAAACAAAAGGCGATGGAGATTCGGCGAACCGCAGAAAAGCTTATTACCCGTGCTAAGGTCGATTCAGTACATAATCGGCGGCAGGCTGCAACCTATATTTGGGATGAGGCAATCTTGAATAAATTGTTTACCGACATCGGGCCGCGTATGAAGGAGCGGAACGGCGGATATACTCGTGTGCTTAAATTAGGGTTACGCGAGGGCGATGCCGCACAGGTTGCAATTTTAGAGCTGGTTGACTATACGCTCGATAAGAGCACGAAGAAGTCGGCAGACGCAAAGAAAGACGGTGCAGACAAGGGTGCTGCAAAGTCAAAGGCAGCGGAGGGCTAA
- the rpsE gene encoding 30S ribosomal protein S5, translated as MDRQKDFNRDSSHREKELVEKLVKLNRTAKVVKGGRRFSFSALTVVGDQNGHVGYGFGKANDVSQAIKKSIEKAKANMIYIPLKNGTIPHEVQAKFKGSSVLLRPARSGTGIIAGGTIRAIMEAAGAANVLSKSLGSNSAVNVVRATFEAASELMDAKTIAKNRGKSITDVWG; from the coding sequence ATGGATCGTCAGAAAGATTTTAACAGAGACAGTTCACATCGCGAGAAGGAACTGGTAGAAAAGCTGGTTAAGTTAAACCGGACTGCAAAGGTTGTAAAGGGCGGACGCCGTTTCTCTTTTTCTGCTTTAACGGTTGTCGGTGATCAGAATGGACACGTGGGATACGGTTTCGGCAAGGCGAATGATGTAAGTCAGGCTATTAAGAAGAGCATTGAAAAGGCGAAAGCCAATATGATTTATATTCCGCTGAAAAACGGTACTATCCCGCATGAAGTGCAGGCTAAGTTCAAAGGTTCTTCAGTATTGCTTCGCCCTGCCCGGTCAGGTACGGGAATTATCGCAGGCGGTACTATCCGTGCGATTATGGAAGCAGCCGGAGCAGCGAATGTTCTTTCAAAGTCCTTGGGGTCAAACTCCGCAGTAAATGTGGTTCGTGCGACCTTCGAGGCTGCATCGGAATTAATGGATGCTAAAACTATTGCTAAGAACCGCGGAAAGTCTATTACGGATGTCTGGGGGTAA
- the rplF gene encoding 50S ribosomal protein L6: MSRIGKLPVAVPAGVKINIADGALTVEGPKGKLSRTYNSLVQVKFENSEVSVTRVNDTKEARSFHGLYRNLIHNMVVGVSQGFSKTLVVNGVGYRAEVQGKLLVMALGYSNDFIALIPEGIEVKVEPQGNKIIISGIDKEKVGEFAAQIRKLRLPEPYKGKGIRYEAEVIKRKVGKTGVK; the protein is encoded by the coding sequence GTGTCAAGAATTGGAAAACTTCCGGTAGCTGTTCCTGCCGGAGTAAAAATCAATATTGCCGATGGTGCATTGACCGTTGAAGGCCCCAAGGGGAAGCTTTCCCGTACCTATAATTCTCTGGTACAGGTAAAGTTTGAAAACTCTGAGGTTTCCGTAACACGGGTGAACGATACCAAAGAAGCCCGCTCGTTTCACGGTCTGTATCGGAATTTAATTCACAATATGGTCGTGGGCGTCAGTCAGGGCTTTTCTAAAACCTTGGTTGTAAACGGCGTCGGTTACCGTGCCGAAGTACAGGGCAAACTGTTGGTAATGGCTTTGGGCTATTCAAACGATTTTATCGCATTGATCCCCGAAGGCATTGAAGTAAAGGTTGAACCGCAGGGAAATAAAATTATTATCTCCGGTATTGATAAGGAAAAAGTCGGCGAATTTGCAGCGCAGATCCGTAAACTCAGATTACCCGAACCCTACAAGGGAAAGGGTATCCGTTATGAAGCCGAAGTCATTAAACGCAAAGTCGGTAAGACCGGTGTTAAATAA
- the rpsK gene encoding 30S ribosomal protein S11 gives MATTAKKRKEKKSVYEGNVYIQATFNNTIITITDLKGNALSWASSGGLGFNGAKKSTPFAAQTVAETAVQRVQQYGLREVHVFVKGPGVGRESAIRTLGVMGLKVRSINDVTPIPHNGCRPRKTRRI, from the coding sequence GTGGCTACAACCGCAAAAAAACGAAAAGAAAAGAAAAGCGTATATGAAGGAAATGTCTATATTCAGGCAACCTTTAACAATACCATTATTACCATAACCGATTTGAAGGGCAATGCGTTGTCTTGGGCATCCTCCGGCGGCTTGGGATTTAACGGTGCGAAAAAATCTACCCCCTTCGCTGCACAAACAGTCGCGGAAACGGCTGTACAGCGCGTTCAGCAGTATGGATTACGGGAAGTTCACGTATTTGTGAAGGGACCGGGTGTCGGCCGCGAATCTGCAATCAGAACACTTGGCGTTATGGGGCTTAAAGTTCGCTCCATTAATGACGTAACCCCTATTCCGCATAACGGTTGCCGTCCCCGCAAGACCCGCCGCATCTAA
- the secY gene encoding preprotein translocase subunit SecY, with amino-acid sequence MANNALVNVFRIKELRDRILFTIGVLIVFRLGSVLTIPGIDPHALSAYFQSQVRGNAFVDYMDFFVGGAFSTFSVFMLGVMPYISTQILMQLALFVFPSLKKIAEDDGGRKKIQVWTRILTVFVALIQSYAVTFYAYMIPGAIVLQSRFMYIFVSMLTVTTGTMITVWLGEQITARGIGNGISMIIFAGIIVRLPHAVSQMIRLVRLGELNLVFVVIALIMFVGIIVLVVYEQQGQRKIPVHYAKRVVGRKMYGGQNTYIPFKINPSGVIPIIFASSFLTFPISIATTIGPNVRWLNSLAHFLRPNGLWYNIFYLILIVFFAYFYTQISLNPTEIAKQIRENGGSIPGIRTDKTEEYLQRILNRLILPGSLYLALIAVLPTVIQTIFGFPQSISMLMGGTSLLILVGVDLDTMSQIEAQLKMHHHEGLVKRGKLRSRNL; translated from the coding sequence ATGGCTAACAATGCACTTGTAAATGTATTTCGGATAAAAGAATTACGTGATCGTATCCTGTTTACGATTGGAGTTTTGATCGTTTTCCGCTTGGGATCGGTACTTACTATTCCCGGTATTGATCCCCATGCTTTATCGGCATATTTCCAATCGCAGGTACGGGGAAATGCTTTTGTCGATTATATGGACTTCTTTGTCGGCGGGGCATTCTCCACCTTTTCCGTATTCATGCTGGGCGTTATGCCGTATATTTCAACTCAAATTTTGATGCAGCTTGCGTTGTTCGTATTTCCGAGTTTGAAAAAGATTGCGGAAGATGACGGCGGTCGGAAAAAGATACAGGTATGGACGCGTATCCTTACCGTATTTGTCGCATTGATTCAATCGTATGCGGTAACCTTTTATGCGTATATGATACCCGGCGCTATTGTACTTCAGAGCCGGTTTATGTACATCTTTGTTTCGATGCTTACCGTAACAACAGGTACGATGATAACGGTTTGGCTGGGTGAGCAGATTACGGCTCGCGGTATCGGAAACGGTATTTCAATGATTATCTTTGCCGGTATTATTGTCCGGCTGCCCCATGCCGTTTCTCAGATGATCCGGCTGGTGCGACTCGGTGAGTTGAACCTCGTATTTGTCGTGATAGCATTGATTATGTTTGTCGGCATTATCGTACTGGTTGTTTATGAGCAGCAAGGACAGCGGAAGATACCGGTGCACTATGCGAAGCGGGTTGTCGGGCGGAAAATGTATGGCGGTCAAAATACCTATATTCCGTTTAAGATTAATCCGTCAGGTGTTATTCCAATCATCTTTGCATCATCGTTTTTGACCTTCCCGATTTCGATTGCGACAACGATAGGACCGAATGTCCGATGGTTGAACAGTCTTGCGCATTTTTTGCGTCCGAACGGTTTGTGGTACAATATTTTCTATTTGATCCTTATTGTGTTCTTTGCATATTTTTATACACAGATTTCGTTAAACCCCACAGAAATTGCAAAGCAGATAAGGGAAAATGGAGGCTCGATTCCCGGCATTCGAACCGATAAAACCGAGGAATACTTGCAAAGAATTCTAAATCGTTTGATTTTGCCCGGTTCTTTGTATCTGGCGCTGATCGCCGTCTTACCGACTGTGATACAGACTATTTTCGGCTTCCCTCAGTCGATTTCAATGCTGATGGGTGGAACATCACTTCTCATCTTGGTTGGCGTTGATCTTGATACGATGAGTCAAATTGAAGCGCAGCTTAAAATGCACCATCATGAGGGGTTGGTAAAACGAGGAAAGCTCAGATCACGGAATCTGTAG